From a single Lewinella sp. LCG006 genomic region:
- a CDS encoding thioredoxin family protein, whose translation MNIPTHKLALVGLVLFFLPHLVSALPVNWLAPDLERAQAQAQQEDKLFILYFTADWCLPCQWMQQHTFQDDELLDYLHAHILTVKVDLNQAQAKVLQHQFEVEAIPSILVFAPNGKLLDRNTASMEARPLLRWLKKLDKPTNHLRATLPLIDQQTALDAPQAEIAFSRPALIPEEEAPALLSNATYQEENTSSPMLVLSGEPLAAVQPGFAPRSGLSYGIQLKNVLVDYPTAVRMVTEIERKYEQSTELKPNGEGLFFLVLGNFPTTGKARQFLVFLQRNDREGEIVPLVNN comes from the coding sequence ATGAACATCCCTACACACAAATTAGCCCTTGTGGGCTTGGTATTATTTTTTCTACCTCATCTCGTCAGTGCTCTTCCGGTCAATTGGTTAGCCCCCGATTTGGAACGTGCGCAAGCGCAGGCACAACAGGAAGACAAACTTTTCATCCTCTATTTTACGGCAGATTGGTGTTTACCTTGTCAATGGATGCAACAGCATACTTTCCAGGATGATGAATTGTTGGACTACCTGCATGCTCACATCCTTACCGTTAAAGTAGACCTCAACCAGGCGCAAGCCAAAGTATTACAGCACCAGTTTGAAGTGGAGGCTATTCCAAGCATTCTCGTGTTTGCTCCCAATGGAAAATTGCTTGACCGCAATACGGCCAGTATGGAAGCCCGACCTTTACTGAGATGGTTAAAAAAACTGGACAAGCCCACCAACCATCTTCGTGCAACCTTACCTTTAATTGATCAGCAAACTGCTCTGGATGCCCCACAGGCAGAAATAGCTTTCAGCCGACCTGCTTTAATTCCTGAAGAAGAAGCACCTGCTTTACTGTCTAATGCCACCTATCAAGAAGAAAACACGTCTTCTCCGATGTTGGTATTAAGTGGAGAACCATTGGCAGCAGTGCAACCTGGATTTGCTCCACGTTCAGGATTAAGTTATGGTATTCAGTTGAAAAATGTACTTGTAGACTACCCTACCGCCGTCAGGATGGTAACAGAAATTGAACGAAAGTACGAACAAAGCACAGAATTAAAACCCAATGGCGAGGGCTTGTTTTTCCTAGTGCTAGGCAACTTCCCAACGACCGGGAAAGCCCGCCAGTTTTTAGTTTTCTTGCAGCGTAATGACCGGGAAGGAGAGATTGTCCCTCTGGTAAATAATTAG
- a CDS encoding DUF5916 domain-containing protein — MKSPLLSYLLVVLSFFTLSAQQHDSIPKRILFTEAVKGDAPQIDGNINDACWEQVEWSGNYQQFEPYNSEAPTQETKLKVLYDAKNLYVAYRCYDNEPDKIERRMSRRDGFPGDWIEINIDSYHDLRSAFSFTISASGVKGDEFVSNDGNNWDANWNPIWYAKTQVDEEGWTAEVRIPLSQLRFGEAEEYVWGIQSTRRYFREQERDTWQPIRLNEPGWVSRFGELRGIKDIKQQRQVEIQPYVSAQRSSFTAEEGNPFATGADSRITAGLDGRIGITSDLTLDFTVNPDFGQVEADPGALNLNGFQIFFNERRPFFIENRNIFNYAITEAEAGGNFNSDLLFYSRRIGGAPHRNIYSNPSENYYVDQPNNTTILGAAKFSGKTESGLSVGILESITQREMATIDVLGERTKEVVEPLTNFFVGRVQQDFRGGNTVVGGIFTAVNRDLNGQPELAFLHESAYSGGLDVVHRWKDNQWVATGKLLWSRVNGSPQSIQSTQQAFEHLFQRPDAEHLEVDTTANHLMGTGGTFKIANYGGDWIFETGMTWRSPELELNDIGFLVNTDELNYFFWGARRWTKPNKTFRRFQWNYNHWSRWDFSGKNLYRAVNTNAHQQWANFWSSGGGITYENLDISKNALRGGPLLRRPNGFGINAYLNTDSRKKVQFGLNTFQGLTKHNIVRVQSYGGYIQLQPTNAMSISISPSFDRYQRQEQYVTQLEFEGEKRYINANVDQQTISITARLNYNITPDLTIQYYGQPFISRGRYQDFNKITDNPLGKTFADRFALFETVSYDVENQFYLVDDNNDQAFDYTFDNPDFSYIQFRSNLVLRWEYVPGSELFLVWSQGANAAGDPSRGLTRSLSDNLFGDNARNVFLVKATYRFLR; from the coding sequence ATGAAATCTCCCCTTCTGTCCTACCTTTTGGTTGTGCTATCTTTTTTTACGCTTTCTGCCCAACAGCATGACTCTATTCCTAAAAGGATATTATTTACGGAAGCTGTAAAAGGAGATGCCCCACAAATTGACGGCAATATCAACGATGCTTGCTGGGAACAAGTAGAATGGAGTGGTAACTATCAACAATTTGAGCCTTATAACAGTGAAGCACCTACACAAGAGACTAAGCTGAAAGTACTATATGATGCCAAAAATCTTTACGTAGCTTACCGCTGCTACGACAACGAGCCTGATAAAATTGAGCGAAGAATGTCTCGCAGAGATGGATTTCCTGGCGACTGGATTGAAATCAATATTGATAGCTATCACGATCTACGCTCTGCATTTTCTTTCACGATCTCTGCTTCAGGCGTAAAAGGCGACGAGTTTGTCTCCAATGACGGCAACAACTGGGACGCGAATTGGAACCCTATTTGGTACGCTAAAACCCAGGTAGATGAGGAAGGTTGGACGGCTGAAGTTAGAATTCCACTCAGCCAATTGCGGTTTGGGGAAGCAGAAGAATATGTATGGGGTATTCAATCAACCCGTCGTTATTTTCGTGAACAAGAGCGAGATACCTGGCAGCCCATTCGGCTGAATGAACCCGGGTGGGTAAGTCGATTTGGAGAGTTGCGTGGCATCAAAGACATAAAACAGCAGCGGCAAGTGGAAATTCAGCCCTATGTTTCTGCGCAGCGATCTTCCTTTACCGCAGAAGAAGGAAACCCCTTCGCTACCGGAGCGGATTCCCGCATAACGGCAGGCCTGGATGGTCGTATCGGCATCACCTCTGATTTGACGCTCGATTTCACCGTCAACCCGGATTTTGGTCAGGTAGAAGCAGATCCAGGTGCACTGAATCTCAACGGGTTTCAAATTTTCTTTAATGAGCGGAGGCCTTTTTTTATCGAAAACCGCAACATCTTTAATTATGCGATCACAGAGGCCGAAGCGGGAGGGAACTTCAATAGTGACCTCTTGTTTTATTCCCGCAGAATTGGCGGCGCTCCACACCGCAACATTTACTCCAACCCAAGTGAAAATTACTATGTTGATCAACCCAACAATACGACCATTTTGGGAGCTGCCAAATTTAGCGGAAAAACAGAAAGTGGCCTTTCTGTCGGCATTCTGGAAAGTATTACCCAAAGAGAGATGGCTACCATTGATGTGCTGGGAGAACGCACCAAAGAAGTGGTCGAACCCCTCACCAATTTTTTCGTAGGGAGAGTTCAACAAGATTTCAGAGGTGGGAATACGGTAGTGGGCGGGATTTTCACCGCAGTCAATCGCGATCTTAATGGGCAACCTGAATTAGCATTTTTACATGAATCGGCCTATTCAGGAGGGCTTGATGTTGTTCATCGCTGGAAAGATAACCAATGGGTAGCTACCGGTAAGCTGCTTTGGAGCCGCGTCAACGGAAGCCCCCAATCAATTCAGTCTACCCAACAAGCTTTTGAACATCTTTTTCAGCGCCCCGACGCTGAGCATCTCGAAGTTGATACTACGGCCAACCATCTAATGGGTACTGGAGGCACTTTTAAAATTGCCAACTACGGTGGTGATTGGATTTTTGAAACCGGCATGACTTGGCGATCTCCAGAACTAGAACTCAATGACATCGGCTTTCTCGTCAATACGGATGAACTCAACTATTTCTTTTGGGGAGCTCGTCGGTGGACAAAACCCAACAAGACATTCCGCCGCTTCCAATGGAATTACAACCATTGGAGCCGCTGGGATTTTTCCGGCAAGAACCTGTACCGAGCCGTCAACACTAATGCTCACCAGCAATGGGCCAATTTTTGGTCTTCCGGCGGAGGCATCACCTACGAAAACCTTGATATTTCAAAAAATGCACTCCGTGGAGGCCCCCTACTCCGGCGTCCAAATGGTTTTGGTATCAATGCTTATCTGAATACCGATTCTCGCAAAAAAGTACAATTTGGGCTCAACACTTTCCAAGGCCTCACCAAACACAACATTGTAAGAGTGCAAAGCTATGGTGGTTATATACAATTGCAGCCCACCAATGCCATGAGCATCAGTATCAGCCCTTCCTTCGATCGGTACCAACGTCAGGAACAATACGTTACCCAGTTGGAATTTGAAGGAGAAAAAAGGTACATCAATGCGAATGTCGACCAGCAAACAATCAGTATAACAGCACGTCTAAATTACAATATCACACCCGATCTAACCATCCAGTACTATGGTCAGCCTTTCATCTCAAGGGGACGTTACCAAGATTTCAATAAGATAACGGACAATCCACTCGGTAAGACTTTTGCGGATCGGTTCGCCCTTTTTGAGACCGTCTCCTACGATGTCGAAAACCAATTTTACCTCGTCGATGACAATAACGACCAAGCCTTTGATTACACTTTTGACAATCCTGATTTCAGCTATATCCAATTTCGCTCCAACCTCGTGCTCCGCTGGGAATACGTCCCTGGTTCAGAGCTTTTCCTGGTTTGGTCTCAAGGAGCTAATGCCGCTGGTGATCCCAGCCGTGGCCTAACCAGAAGTCTGTCGGACAACCTATTTGGAGACAATGCCAGAAATGTGTTTTTGGTGAAGGCAACGTATCGGTTTTTGAGGTAG
- a CDS encoding SH3 domain-containing protein, which yields MKNYLASLTFFLCASTLLLAQVRYTGEEYRDYYEWFHQYSQTPDFYLDGTQLISFVENTPVKQLPQTNSRTLGTLALGQTVTNFSIPVDKAVYSEHHGYREQWFKVEACSADGNVYIGYVWGGFLAKSWQYFDLEEKGTKSLIALGLSTNPRQAPEDIRAMLKIIQNGKLIQALELDGICLFEDCGASSLLRIFDFNTSDQTIVFESSIFTAGCLTGIDKALVAWDGQQLTLIHRGEYTTGQTYANNPLYLRQATQTQVCYYQNENKAYDPVWNCRTLNQAVAVP from the coding sequence ATGAAAAACTATCTCGCATCCCTTACCTTTTTTTTATGTGCTAGTACCCTCTTATTGGCACAGGTTCGATACACTGGTGAAGAATACCGCGATTATTACGAGTGGTTCCACCAATACAGCCAAACCCCGGATTTTTATTTGGACGGCACTCAGCTGATCTCCTTTGTAGAAAATACACCAGTAAAACAGCTTCCTCAGACCAATAGTCGCACCTTGGGTACATTGGCCTTGGGGCAAACCGTGACGAATTTTTCCATTCCTGTTGATAAAGCGGTCTATAGTGAACACCATGGTTATCGTGAACAATGGTTCAAGGTGGAAGCCTGTAGTGCTGATGGCAATGTTTACATCGGCTACGTTTGGGGTGGATTTTTAGCCAAAAGCTGGCAGTATTTTGATCTGGAAGAAAAGGGCACTAAATCCCTAATTGCCCTTGGTTTAAGTACGAATCCTCGCCAGGCACCAGAAGATATTCGGGCGATGCTTAAGATTATCCAGAACGGGAAGTTAATCCAGGCACTTGAATTGGATGGTATTTGTCTATTTGAAGACTGTGGTGCAAGTAGTCTCCTGCGGATTTTTGACTTCAATACCAGCGACCAGACCATTGTTTTTGAATCCAGTATTTTTACCGCTGGATGCCTTACGGGAATTGATAAGGCTTTGGTGGCCTGGGATGGCCAGCAACTGACCTTGATTCATCGTGGGGAATATACTACTGGGCAGACTTACGCTAATAATCCCTTGTATCTCCGTCAAGCGACGCAAACCCAGGTGTGTTACTACCAAAATGAAAATAAGGCCTACGATCCCGTTTGGAATTGTCGTACGCTGAATCAAGCTGTAGCGGTACCGTAA
- a CDS encoding lysostaphin resistance A-like protein, with protein MMELSSRQLPWWQKLLFLILQLVAFVLLGLLTGLLLELVGEQLLQSHLWEEELPGLIWGWTVVLVSALTAAYLLAYAQTKQGWSALGFTTVRMVTSLQTGLLVGGSIIVVCFLVLYSGGWVKITQVIFLPRAFAGWCLFFLIQPLAEEVIMRSFLQNQLHRYFGAWPGLIVTALVFGLLHVGNNAFTWIAGLEIVLGGLLMGQLYLYTQNIWAPFAMHAIWNFLQSTVLGFAVSGMDTYRLLHLEISGPEWLTGGDFGIEGSLLSVLFILAAIIYFWPSARHEAPWSKLETGDTSRDG; from the coding sequence ATGATGGAATTATCCTCCCGGCAGCTGCCTTGGTGGCAAAAGCTGCTCTTTCTTATTCTCCAATTGGTCGCCTTTGTACTGCTCGGCCTACTGACGGGCCTGTTGTTAGAGCTAGTAGGGGAGCAATTGCTGCAAAGCCATTTGTGGGAGGAAGAATTACCTGGTTTAATTTGGGGTTGGACCGTCGTACTCGTCAGTGCGCTAACCGCAGCTTATCTCTTAGCTTACGCCCAAACGAAGCAGGGCTGGTCAGCACTAGGCTTCACCACGGTCAGAATGGTCACCAGCTTACAAACAGGGCTATTGGTGGGAGGAAGCATCATAGTGGTGTGCTTTCTGGTCCTTTATTCAGGAGGATGGGTTAAGATTACACAGGTAATTTTTTTGCCAAGAGCCTTTGCGGGGTGGTGCTTGTTTTTTTTGATTCAACCGCTGGCTGAGGAAGTGATTATGCGTTCCTTTTTACAAAATCAACTTCATCGCTATTTTGGTGCCTGGCCAGGGCTGATCGTGACTGCCCTGGTGTTTGGCCTACTACACGTAGGAAACAACGCTTTTACCTGGATTGCTGGTTTGGAGATTGTCCTGGGCGGATTACTTATGGGACAACTCTACCTTTACACTCAAAATATCTGGGCACCTTTTGCCATGCATGCTATTTGGAATTTTTTGCAAAGTACTGTACTCGGGTTTGCCGTCAGCGGAATGGATACTTACCGACTCCTCCACCTTGAAATAAGCGGACCGGAATGGTTGACAGGAGGTGATTTTGGTATCGAAGGTTCTCTCTTGTCAGTATTATTTATTCTCGCAGCAATCATTTACTTTTGGCCTTCTGCCCGGCACGAAGCTCCCTGGAGTAAGTTGGAGACTGGAGATACTTCTCGGGATGGCTGA
- a CDS encoding transposase → MKHQIQNNQTTAAIRQDGPNLPIIMAYNPQKHRRRSIRLKGYDYSQAGLYFITICTQNRACLFGEIIDGEMILNDAGKMIAKWYDELENKFPDIRCHEMITMPNHFHCIIENVGPPVGADLRVCPNTITDGNNGITDDNTLDEQILGEQTLGEHIGSPLHRVVQWFKTMTTNEYIRGVKTLGWQPFNGKLWQRNYWEHIIRNENTYHRIAAYIINNPKKWDDDKLKSQ, encoded by the coding sequence ATGAAGCATCAAATACAAAATAATCAGACCACAGCGGCAATCAGACAGGATGGCCCCAATCTCCCAATAATCATGGCATATAACCCGCAAAAACACCGTCGCCGATCCATCCGTTTAAAAGGGTATGATTATTCGCAGGCAGGCTTGTATTTTATTACCATTTGCACCCAAAACCGCGCCTGTTTGTTTGGTGAAATCATAGATGGAGAAATGATATTGAACGATGCCGGAAAAATGATTGCAAAATGGTATGATGAATTGGAAAACAAATTCCCCGATATCCGGTGCCATGAAATGATCACCATGCCCAACCATTTCCATTGCATCATCGAAAACGTCGGTCCCCCCGTAGGGGCAGACCTGCGTGTCTGCCCGAATACCATTACGGATGGTAACAATGGAATTACGGATGATAACACATTGGACGAACAGATATTGGGTGAACAGACATTGGGCGAACACATAGGTTCGCCCCTACATCGGGTGGTGCAATGGTTTAAAACAATGACCACTAATGAATATATACGTGGGGTAAAAACCTTAGGTTGGCAACCGTTCAATGGGAAATTATGGCAACGAAATTATTGGGAACATATCATTCGCAATGAAAATACCTACCATCGCATTGCCGCATACATAATAAATAATCCGAAAAAATGGGATGACGATAAATTGAAGTCGCAATAG
- a CDS encoding NAD(P)H-quinone oxidoreductase, whose protein sequence is MKAILFDQFGGPENLYIGETEAPVPGPDEVLVAVAATALNRADILQREGKYPPPPGESTILGLEMAGRVMAWGENVSGFQKGDHVCGLLPGGGYAEQAVLPASLVLPIPEGLSFTQAAAIPEVFLTAFQALDWLALLQAGERVLIHAGGSGVGTAAIQLARLMDAGEIIITASKEKHEFCRTLGAMHTIDYKNEDFSQRVKEITNGEGVDVLIDFVGGPNFAPNLAALGLDSRMVMLAFLGGPNTEDAVNLAAILRKRIHIMGSTLRSRSKAYKAQLTADLQQKYWAAFTQGHLLPIVDSVYPWEQVADAHRYMEANQNTGKVILEIS, encoded by the coding sequence ATGAAAGCGATCCTGTTTGATCAGTTTGGAGGACCGGAAAATTTGTACATCGGTGAAACGGAAGCTCCCGTTCCTGGTCCAGACGAGGTATTGGTAGCGGTGGCCGCCACGGCCCTGAACCGGGCGGATATACTGCAAAGAGAAGGGAAATACCCACCACCGCCCGGAGAAAGTACCATCCTGGGCTTGGAAATGGCTGGAAGGGTAATGGCTTGGGGCGAAAATGTCAGTGGTTTCCAGAAAGGTGATCATGTATGCGGATTATTGCCAGGTGGCGGATACGCTGAGCAGGCCGTTTTACCCGCATCTTTGGTCTTGCCGATCCCGGAAGGCTTGTCCTTTACCCAGGCAGCGGCCATCCCGGAAGTATTCCTGACGGCTTTTCAAGCCTTGGATTGGTTGGCCCTACTACAAGCAGGTGAACGGGTACTGATCCACGCCGGCGGTAGTGGGGTAGGTACCGCAGCGATCCAATTGGCTCGCCTTATGGACGCTGGTGAAATCATCATCACCGCATCCAAAGAGAAACACGAATTTTGTCGTACCCTGGGGGCAATGCATACCATCGATTACAAAAACGAAGATTTCAGCCAAAGGGTAAAAGAAATCACCAATGGGGAAGGGGTTGATGTTTTGATCGACTTTGTCGGCGGACCAAATTTTGCGCCCAATTTGGCAGCATTAGGATTGGATAGCCGTATGGTCATGCTTGCGTTTTTGGGTGGGCCTAATACAGAAGACGCTGTAAACCTGGCGGCTATTTTGCGTAAACGCATCCACATCATGGGCTCAACGCTGCGTTCAAGGTCTAAAGCCTACAAAGCCCAGTTGACCGCTGATCTACAGCAAAAATATTGGGCAGCCTTTACCCAAGGCCACCTGCTCCCCATCGTGGATAGTGTCTACCCTTGGGAGCAGGTGGCTGATGCTCATCGCTACATGGAGGCCAACCAAAATACAGGTAAAGTAATTTTGGAGATTTCGTAA
- a CDS encoding TonB-dependent receptor: MKSIFKRSFFAVCLMLVGGLLHSQNGAILITGKVLDYQSQSPIEFATIMVGNSQDNTVLTGTTTLEDGTFSITADTDSIYLEISFIGYVAQRITDFQVQSNKVDLGTVYLSENSQTLEEVVVLAEKSQTEFKLDRRVFNVGQDLSSNGASALELLNHVPSVNVSIEGQISLRGSSGVQILINGKPSVLANDEGSALGTITADMIDRIEVITNPSAKYDAEGTAGIINIVLKKEEKKGINGSISVNTGIPDNHSIGLSLNRRTEKFNLFSQIGVGYRELPQNNNTINQDLLTGTTILSTGTDYRNETFYNFILGTDYHINSLNVLTLSGNFAYEIEEQPSLTNFRQLAGDDLLVSEWYRQENTEATNPKWQYELQYKKDFEDDKDHTFLFSALGNFFGKDQSSAFENATITGSEAPSNQQTATAFSETKYTFQADYTKPFSEKVTLEVGSQYVITDVANDYAVSNLVNNEWVEDPGLTNVFEFDQKVLGVYSTGAYEGERWGVKAGLRMEMTDLSTVLTNTAEKNQQNYTNLFPSLHTSFKVTDRFSLQAGYSKRIFRPRLWDLNPFFNIRNNFSIRTGNPSLNPEFTDAYEINSIYIFEKVSLNLGVYQRYTTDVVEQVSTFENNVNTLRPINIGTNRATGIELNGKYSPNKWLSLNGDFNYNYFNRQGVFEDKTFDFSADQWSSKLTTKIKFPAAIDFEVTGQYNSKYQTVQQAVSDNFFIDLGVRKKIMNGKTILNLSVRDVFASRNRESEILQNDFYIYNFGQRGRFITLGLSYGFGKGEAMEYSGGRRR, translated from the coding sequence ATGAAATCTATCTTTAAACGCTCCTTTTTTGCGGTCTGCCTGATGCTTGTTGGCGGGCTACTCCACAGTCAAAATGGGGCTATTCTCATCACTGGCAAAGTCCTGGATTACCAAAGTCAATCGCCTATTGAGTTTGCAACCATCATGGTGGGCAATAGCCAGGACAATACCGTACTGACAGGTACCACCACCTTAGAAGACGGTACTTTTTCCATCACTGCTGATACCGATAGCATCTACCTCGAAATTAGTTTTATTGGCTACGTTGCGCAAAGAATTACCGATTTTCAAGTACAATCCAACAAGGTTGACCTAGGAACTGTCTATTTATCCGAAAACAGCCAAACCCTTGAGGAAGTAGTTGTTCTTGCCGAAAAATCGCAGACAGAGTTCAAGTTAGACCGAAGAGTCTTCAATGTCGGCCAGGATTTAAGCAGCAACGGTGCCAGTGCCCTAGAGCTCCTCAATCACGTACCTTCTGTAAATGTCAGTATTGAAGGACAGATCAGCCTCCGGGGCAGCAGCGGCGTACAAATACTCATCAATGGCAAACCCTCCGTTCTGGCCAATGATGAAGGCAGTGCCCTAGGTACCATTACCGCAGATATGATCGACCGGATCGAAGTCATCACCAACCCGTCGGCAAAATACGATGCAGAAGGTACTGCCGGTATCATCAATATTGTTCTTAAAAAAGAAGAGAAAAAAGGCATCAACGGCTCGATATCCGTTAATACAGGTATTCCTGACAACCATAGTATCGGATTGAGCTTAAACCGCCGCACAGAGAAATTTAATCTTTTCAGCCAAATTGGAGTTGGCTACCGGGAATTGCCCCAAAACAACAATACCATCAATCAAGATTTACTTACCGGTACAACTATTCTGAGTACAGGTACCGACTATAGAAATGAAACCTTCTACAATTTTATCCTGGGTACGGACTATCATATCAATTCCCTGAATGTATTAACCCTTTCAGGAAATTTTGCCTACGAAATAGAAGAGCAACCCTCCCTTACCAACTTCCGCCAATTGGCAGGAGATGACCTTCTCGTTTCTGAATGGTACCGGCAAGAAAACACCGAAGCCACCAATCCCAAATGGCAGTATGAACTCCAATACAAAAAAGACTTTGAAGACGATAAAGACCATACTTTCCTTTTTAGCGCATTAGGCAATTTCTTCGGAAAAGACCAATCTTCAGCATTCGAAAATGCGACTATTACGGGTAGTGAAGCACCTAGTAATCAGCAGACTGCAACTGCTTTTAGCGAAACCAAGTATACCTTCCAAGCCGATTACACCAAGCCTTTTTCAGAAAAAGTAACCTTGGAAGTAGGAAGCCAATACGTCATTACTGATGTTGCCAATGACTATGCTGTTTCCAACTTAGTAAATAATGAATGGGTGGAAGATCCGGGCTTAACCAACGTATTCGAGTTCGACCAAAAGGTACTAGGGGTATATAGCACAGGTGCTTACGAAGGAGAACGCTGGGGCGTAAAAGCAGGGTTGCGCATGGAGATGACCGATTTGTCTACGGTACTTACCAATACGGCAGAAAAAAATCAACAAAATTATACCAACCTCTTCCCCAGCTTGCATACTTCTTTTAAAGTTACCGATCGTTTCTCCCTACAGGCTGGCTACTCGAAACGCATTTTCCGTCCCCGCCTATGGGACCTCAACCCATTTTTCAATATCCGCAACAACTTCTCGATCAGAACGGGTAATCCATCCTTGAATCCTGAATTTACGGATGCCTACGAAATCAATAGCATCTACATTTTCGAAAAAGTATCCTTGAATTTAGGAGTTTATCAACGTTACACAACCGATGTCGTTGAGCAGGTTTCTACGTTTGAAAACAATGTAAATACACTCAGGCCCATCAATATCGGCACCAACCGAGCCACTGGTATAGAATTAAATGGGAAGTACAGTCCGAATAAATGGCTCTCGCTGAATGGTGATTTCAACTACAATTACTTCAACCGCCAAGGAGTATTTGAAGACAAAACGTTCGATTTTAGTGCCGACCAGTGGTCATCCAAATTGACGACCAAGATAAAATTCCCGGCAGCGATTGATTTTGAGGTCACTGGCCAGTACAATTCAAAATACCAGACGGTACAACAAGCCGTCAGTGATAACTTCTTCATTGACCTAGGCGTAAGGAAGAAGATCATGAATGGTAAAACAATTCTCAACCTAAGTGTAAGAGATGTTTTTGCCTCCAGAAATCGGGAAAGTGAAATTCTTCAAAACGACTTCTACATTTACAACTTTGGTCAACGAGGACGCTTCATCACCCTGGGCCTTAGCTACGGATTTGGCAAGGGAGAAGCAATGGAGTATTCAGGAGGAAGGAGAAGGTAA
- a CDS encoding sensor histidine kinase has product MPKQGSASRAKEIAFQVVLHLLVFSFYAIDRKNPQIEESEVVFFINLAVVAFVINYIFLPRFFYKKKYLTFALAVVGIIAFTLVMEELVLEQIYFPATRGTTFPGVFYTLLSILPVVTILVGFHFGWDAFRKERELEELQGAIKESELQFLKSQINPHFLFNNLNNLYAHAIENSPKTPDIILELSAVLRYMLYDCKAEYVPLSKEMEHIGNFMKISELQIEERGSVSLTVEDIEERYQIAPLLLIVFIENAFKHSTASQTDNISIEVDIRVLKGGVLKFSCVNSYHPQSNIDSLSSGIGLENVKKRLDLLYPQAHELVINKTADRFEVILTLQLNNAS; this is encoded by the coding sequence ATGCCAAAACAAGGATCGGCTTCCAGAGCTAAAGAAATTGCTTTCCAGGTAGTACTGCATCTACTGGTTTTTTCCTTTTATGCCATAGATCGAAAGAATCCCCAGATAGAGGAATCGGAGGTGGTGTTTTTTATCAATCTGGCGGTAGTCGCCTTTGTGATTAATTACATTTTCTTACCTCGATTTTTTTACAAAAAAAAGTACTTAACCTTTGCATTGGCGGTAGTGGGCATTATTGCTTTCACCTTGGTAATGGAGGAATTGGTTTTGGAGCAGATTTATTTTCCAGCAACCAGAGGTACGACCTTCCCTGGCGTATTTTACACCTTGTTAAGTATTCTTCCCGTAGTCACAATATTGGTAGGTTTCCATTTTGGTTGGGACGCTTTCCGGAAGGAGCGAGAGTTAGAAGAATTACAAGGTGCGATTAAAGAAAGTGAACTCCAATTTTTGAAATCCCAAATCAACCCCCATTTCTTATTCAATAATCTCAATAACCTCTATGCACATGCGATTGAGAACTCTCCAAAAACACCCGATATCATCCTGGAATTATCGGCGGTATTAAGGTACATGCTCTACGACTGTAAAGCAGAATATGTGCCTTTGAGCAAGGAGATGGAGCACATTGGGAATTTTATGAAAATCAGCGAGCTACAGATCGAAGAAAGAGGGAGCGTAAGCCTGACGGTAGAGGATATAGAAGAACGCTACCAAATAGCACCTTTGTTGCTCATTGTTTTTATAGAAAACGCTTTTAAACATAGTACTGCCAGCCAAACGGATAACATCTCAATAGAAGTAGATATCCGCGTGTTGAAGGGTGGGGTTCTTAAATTTTCTTGTGTGAATTCTTACCATCCTCAATCAAATATCGATAGTTTATCCAGTGGCATTGGTTTAGAAAATGTGAAGAAGAGGTTGGACTTACTTTATCCTCAAGCTCACGAGTTGGTGATCAATAAAACAGCAGATCGCTTTGAAGTGATCTTAACGCTGCAACTTAATAATGCTAGCTAA